ataagtattattataataccatttttatgaatcaatttcttttatctagataaattaaaatttgtgtcTGTTCTAAATTGTCTATTTTTTTGAGACAGggatatttataattttgagttttgcatcaaaaatttatgtttttctaTAGAATATTTTAGTATAATATTgttacaataaaataaatattttaaatatagtaaTAAAAGAGTACGATTTGAACGATATTCTTCATGTCTCCGcattagtttaattataatatttaatgtaatgtagtttaaatatattaataaaaatatgttattgtttaaatttaatatatagtttctaatatatatatatatatatgtattattaataatttttaaaaataaaattattaaaaaattatgatggACAATGTAAAATTAGACTAAATTGAATATCATAAAAAGAGTAATAgcaattaaaaataagaaaattaactaaatgataaatttatgtGACAAGTGCAAAATTTCATTTAGGTTTGTATTATTCAATTACATTAAAATAAGTTAGTGTTTTGGTTTGTATTGATTTGGTCTTACATGGATCAATATTACAATATGTAATGTAAATGTcctactttttaaaatatggaTGTCTCTggcaaattaattttatgagaGAAAACATGTTAATTAGCAGCTATTAGTATTAATCATATTATTGTGGGCGAGAGCAGTCGACCCACATTATTTTATTAGCATTACCACGGGCTTCCGCAATGCTACCTACCCCTCCCTTTCCAACCTATATTCTTATtttattctgattttttttaaggatcaacgatttaaataataatttaacccctaaatttattaaatttataaacaatagACAATTAACAtatgaattaattttataaattaattatttatgaaattaacaaTTATGGTCAATTAATCTCATTTTGACaaattagcttacaagttgaggagcaaattgccaaaatatgATTAATTGACTGTAATTACTAATTTCATGACTGATTTATCTACAAAGTTAATCTATGTATTAATGCTCGTTGTTTACAAGTTGCGGGAGAAAATGACTATCTAAATCTAGGACAATTCACTTCCTCAAATTCgcactaaataataaaaaagccAATTTTATAAAAACCAGTCAAAAACCCTTAATTTTTACCAAACCGGGTCAGTTTCACCCATTTAAAAATAGATTGAGACACTTAGTTTTGATTAGTTCTAATCAATATAATTAAATCTaactaaactttaattaactctaattaaactttaattaaataaagtcCTAAATAACCATAATTACCtctaaattaaccctaattgTCTCTAAATTAACCTTAATTAATCTAACATAACCTTAGTTAACCTAAACTAACATAAATTAATCCTAAAATAGTCGCCACCTTCAACGCATTTGCTACTTTTACCTCGGCCTCCACCTCCTTCAACGGATGAGTAACAACAACAAAAGGTGAACCGAGAAGTTGCAATGAAAGGCGAACCGAGAAGTCACAACCACGGATAAACAGTACCGGCAAGCATCATATTCAAGAGACGAAATGACAAGATGAGCAACATTAAATAGGCTAACGAATATGAGCgacatgatgatgatgatgatgatgatgatgatgataatgatagaagaagaagaagaagaattggtGCATGGACGaaaaaagccaaaaaaaaaggagatgaaaataaaaaaaaaagcaaaaaatgtccctaatatttttattttaaaagtgatataatatttaaatttttaatattataaaaaaatatttaaatttaaaaatcattgaatgtcaatttaagaataaaaataaatattaagaatcatctttattttttctatttttgatacAGAGTGTGTTTCACTATCGGGAGTGCGATTAAAGCAAAGAATTTGATACAAAATGTTAAAAGTTTGGGAATTTTGTCTGATTTTTGTAAAATGGAGTTTTATGATACTCTATGTCAAcatgaaataaattaatcatttgttcaaaaaatatttaagaacTTTCATCTTATTCCTCCATATCgaatatttaattagaaaaaatggTTTCAGCTTTCGAATTTGTGTGTtggaataaaataaattatttttgacctttttagccagttaaatttcaaaatttgaagCCACTTATTGctttttagccaattaaattttagaatttgtGGTTTGCAGTCAAATAAATCACGTATCTGAGGTATAGAGATTAGAGATTATTTGATCTAaattaaaagagtttaaaatataaTCGGCTTAAAAAAGTAAAGAAATGACTTGTTTGATCTCGAgacacaaaaataattaattaaaaggttaaaaatgaCTATTTTGACTCTAAAATACAAGTTTAAGGGCCGGATTGACTCTTTGCTCATAATAATTTATACTATTTAATTCCTCTTATTAGAtattcaataatatttttataataaaaatatttatgagcAGCAGGGTGAGGCACCGAAAATTTTAACAATCACCACATTGTTGTTAATCAAATTTGAGACAACGCTACTACTCACGAAAATTAGCGCGAAGGTTAGGAGTCGTTTTCCAGCGGGACCGGACATTTTTTCTAAATTCGAACAGTAACCATATTCCATTATAGAACACTATCAACCACACCAACCAGAAATCCTGGTTCGCGTAGTAGTATTCCATAATTTGTGTCTGGacttttatgttttattattttcctaatttatccttttaatcaattttttagcaCGTGATTTGCGAAAGCGATAAATCATATATCCATATAATTATAGCACTACAATTTTTCCAATCATACATCTAATACTATGTCTAAGGTTGATTTTATGAGTGTTATTGTCATTTTGTTAATTAAGACTAAATTGTTTCTAtgtaaaattgattttatttacttACCATATTCAATGTCTATATAACCAACTAATTACAtgttaactaattataaatgtCTATGTCAATTAATTTGAATTCTATTAGTCAAATAAAACTAACTATTTACTagcctaaaaattaattataaaaaatatgtaaaaaaaatgggTGATAAAATAAGGCTAAACATACAtcatgcaaaaataaaaataaacgtaAGTCTAAAAtcgatttttaatattttcctttttaattagaaatacaaaaataaaacataaatgtCTAAATGactttaactttaattaaaCTACCGTCTTTATTAACATATACAACCGCTAATTACATTTTCGAATTAACTCCTAATtgttctaaataaattaaaattattgaattatCTAAcctaaattaattgatttaaattaaaaaaaacacgcATCAAAGTTTTACTATATTACGGttacaattttacaatttacaacaaaataataaaataaaaaatagcatttatatatttgagccgtattttgaaaaaagaaagagagaagcttttgttgtttgatttttatttatgtttatcgATGATAAGTATAGCTTTTGTATCAATATTTTTGAAAGTTCTGTATTTTGTTTCccatgtatttttattttatttttaaagttttctcTCAAAGAACATAGatgtttgttattttgaaaGCCACAAAATTTAAGTTTGTTGTAACTTCATTGTGAAAGCCGAATCAGATCTGGTTTTCGTCTTCctcccatggaagacgagcaaCTCTGTCTCTAATTCGGCTTTCAGCAGGAGAGACGACAATTTGATAAAGAAATTTCATGAATCTTTATGGGATTCATAAGTAATAAAATGATGTCCATTAATCAATGAACTATAACTCAAGTTTTTGTTTCTTGAAATTTTATGGTACTCATAAGTAACAAAGTGAAGTCAAGTGATCAATAAACTATAACTCAAATAGTATGTGTTTGGAAGAATTCTATTGAGATGGTGGGTTAAATTTTTCCAACTGTGTGATATGTGATGATAAGAAAAAAGTGATGTCCATTGAGAATAAAGAAGTTGGAAGGTAAATGGTAGCATGCACCTATGTTTGAACCGCAAATCCACATCTGCTAAGTCAACTATGGGCCTAACCACTTGCACCACCAAAAATGTTTCACAGATTAATAATTGAGGAAATTAGACACAGCACttgattattaaaaataattccaaaaatacttAAGTATCTTTTTTTTTCGGTCAACACttgattccacctttttatttcatccagcacttgatttcacctttttatttcatccaacactTAACCCAACCTTTTTATTTCGCCCAACatttaacttcatttttttattcatccaacatttaactctatttttttaagatttagaatttagattttagaattttaggaatttagggtttatgattttagggttagggtttagtatgatttagggtttagggtttaagatttaggatatagggtttagcatgatttagggtttaggatttagcatgatttagagtttagagtttaagaattaaaatttaggatttagggtttagcatgttttaggatttagagtttggagtttagggtttagagtttAGAGTTTAggctttagcatgatttagggtttaaggTTTagtatgatttagggtttaggatttagagaaataagattttaagtgctagttttaatgtttttattaaattaagtgctaggtgcaatttattttcttttataagtATTGTCCGCAAATAAAAACCAACATaagtatttttgagattattttaataaaatcaagtatttttcaacttttcccATAATAATTTGCCAACCAATGAATCCTTATAATTGTTTCCGGTGCCTAACACCTAACTCCATCCGCTAACTTTGAGCAACTCTCTATAACTTCACATTTATCCCTTTTCAGGGATTGATGCATATAGTTATTGATAACTTTAGATTAACTACAtatcaaaatgataattttgaatacaatttttaaaaaaaatgttaaatagaTAGAAAAACTcaacttcttttattattattttccaaattaatCTAaccgaattttttaattttactaattttatctcaattttaaaatttaacagcaatcatattttaattttaaaaattattttagaaacaTGTGATATTTTGCAgtaaaaaatttgtttaaaagttatgtgtaaaaatataaataaagtaaGGTTTATTTATATCTAGGGATATTCtcaaaatattttacttttgaaATAATTACAGAAGTAtccatttttttgaaattattatgTCTCATTAAACCTGTTCATGGGCTTGGATACTCGCACATGCCCGTCCAAACCCGGTACTTAGGGTCGGGATGGGACAATAATTGTTGagttaattaaacaaaacacgGGCTTAGCccaaaataattagataattacGGCACTAACTTTGGAAATTGATATTTGTCATTCTATCACATATTCTTTGATTTTTAACCTTTCCAAATTCAACTTTTACActttcaaaataagaaaaatacgATCCTAATAGCTGTATCGTTCATCTCCAATTTCGATTTCTTCATGTCCTCCTTTCCTCAAGGTCGGCGATTAGTTGTTGTTCTACTGTTGTATCATTCGGCGGCTGCTTCCTTGGCGGAGCCACTGTGCGGCGGCGTGGAAAGAATGCGGCTAATAAACAGATCTGGTGATCCGCAACATCTCCTTCCGTTCTTCATCGGCAGCAACATCTCCTTCTTGAGATTGAAAGGTTTTTCAACATAACAGATCCGGTGAATTGCTCCTTTAGATCCGCAATTCTAATcgcaatttatattttttgttttaccCATCACATATGATTTTGAATTGGTGAAGCAATTAGGGCAGGAGGAGGACGGGTGGGCATAGACTCTTACATGGTGGAGGAGGAAGGTTTTTTAGTATTGCAGTTTCCGCATGTTGCGCCGGTGGTTGTGGTGGATGTGATGGTGGCgttgggtaaccaatggttaatattAGGTAAACCGTTGGataattttgtaataaattttattttgaatatataattaataaaatcgttagttaactgttgttgaattttattttgttgctatTGAACCAACGGTGTACTAATGATATACAAATGACCTTGTTTTTTAGTACACtgttggttaacaaatggttaactaatggttaatcaataatttaagatttaaaaaagacgatttagattttatttgacaGTTGCTCTTGCGGTGATAAAAGTGGATGAgtttgtaatagaattttcaactagtttaatagaAATGGAGGTTTGATTTTGTAATAGTTTTGTGTTTTGGTTAACCAACACTGTTAGTATACCGTTGggtaaccaaaatcgtatttttgagattaaaaaaaatatttttgagaataacaaaagtcatttttgtaaaaaaaaagtacaaattatatttttcaaaaaaaaactttgagttagtatttttgagaatattttatcttttctgGTATTTATCTAAAGAAGCCATAATTGTTTGTTCCAAGCTCAGCTCAAATCCGAAAAAAGGCTGCTATTTTGTGAGCGGACTcagacttttatttttatagatttttgaggaaattacatcatttaccaaaaaaaatgaaaataattacaaaactacgtGTTGactttttcatttacaaaaatcttaataatatttacaaaaatacaaaaaaataaaaaataatatcaaacatacggtgtatactgtgggtataatgtcagtatactaataaactaacattatatcaacatcatatcaacattataccaaaattatacatactgaaattttattaatattaaataaaaattgaccaaaattacatcaaatcgtatactaaaaattaaattaataatatacctaaattataccaacagtataccaagagtgtacacatcaaaatatactgaaattttattattacatcaacattacactacatcgcatactaaatatttgcctaaaaatatattaaaattataccaacaatatacaaattctctagttcattaccaactatagtgaaaaatacatataaaaaaatatatacatattatcaactagaaaatatatataaaaatttataatcgatatatcgaaaatatactgaaaattataccaataataaaataaatatcatttttaaattatctgatttatagttttaatatttcaaaattataccataattataccgacattatacaaatcgtacttttgtaattaattttcattttttggtacttttgtaattaattttaaatcagtcatatttttgtaaataaaaaacgtttacaggtacatttgtaaatatttttaaaattttaggtaattttgtcatcgtcccaagATTCTTATGTAAGCCCGACTTCAGCCCGAGCCTGTAAAAAATATAGTGTTAGGGCCGAATTTggttagaaaatataaattttaaataattgtttacaagttttaatataaattattagataATTTCTATTTATTAAAATCTATATTATTTTCGACAATAATCATCACTTattacataaaatattaaaataagaaaagctCCTAAAAGTGTTGATTtacaataattatattaattaaaaattagaatatgttatctgaaaaattatattttagttaagttTAGAGTAAATTACTTCTAAGCCCCTTATAATTGTCATAACTcaccactttgatccttcactTTTGATCCTGTCAGTAATTTAGTCCCTTCATCTATTTTTGGTGTTAATCAACCTAGTCAAAGGACTAAgggataaattaatttcaaatttgaggGACAAAATCatagacaaaaataaaagtgtgggattaaaactgtttttgaagttaattttttttatttagtcctttaactcggttgactaacactaaaaattgACAAAAGAATTAAATCGTTGactcgtttgattttcaaataagagggacTGGAGCatgaattatgatatatatggggaggtttagagtaatttgctcttaatttTATCTCATAtatatggaaaaaatttaatctttaaaCTTTCATGCATGTTGCATTTACCAGGTAAACTTTTGTTTGAGAGGTAAATTAAGATGTACATGtaactatatatatacattGCATAATGtagtaataaaaaataaaaggaaataatcaaattaatcaagAAAAAATTGAGTTTGCCAAAATTTGtcttattaaaaagaaataattgaTAAATGAATGTCTAATTTGTTTCCTATATCTACATATAATTTAAAGATAATCTTACATCCACATCTtacgatgaagaagaagagaaaccATATatatgttaagaaaaaaaaaattctgaaatcTGAATTGTTTCTATTTTCTTACTTACCCCATTGATCGTCATCGTCTCCGACCACCATCCCTACCTCCTTGTATTAAAAAACCCtaataatttatgtattttaagaatatagctaaactttttttttgtcggaaaatATAGCTAAACTTATTATGGCAAAATTCCCCCATCTTCAAGCATCAAGTACAGAGTGAAAAATAGGTGAATCAAATGAATTTAGGTCTCCAAATATAATATCATCTCCTTCAGTGTAGCTACCGGAATCTTGGCAATCGAAGAATGTCTGGATATCGTCCGGGAAGCACCGACGGGGCCGTTCGGATTCCGGTGGGGTGGTAGGGCAATCGGTAGTAGTACTGGCTGATGTTCTTTCTAACATTTCCTTAAACTTTGAGGATTGTAATAAAAGCCCTAATGCAGATGAAACCGAACTAGGCGGTGGTGGCGGCGGCGAAGAGGTTTCGGTGGTGGCGGTTGAGCCGGAGAAAGTTAATTCAAGGTCTTCAGTAGCGGATGGTTTTTGATCAGCATCAGAGTTAGGGTTTTGTTGAGAATTATTAGGACGTAACCATTTGATGTAACGGCTAAGGTCAAAGTTTGTAACGGCGTTAAGTCCACGATACTCGATGGCTGCCATGTCATAAGCTGTAGCTGCTTCTTCTTGAGTGGCTGAAATGagaatacaaataaaattcagGGGTAATATGGGAAATAATATAGATTtataaatgaacttttattAGCATGCATATTTTGGTGtgagtttgaaatttttaaatgactTCAGTAAGCAGTTGGGGTTTGGTGGTCTATATCCCAACCAACTCCATTAGATTGGCCCATGCatttatctttattattttgactttattataaatatgcattaattaataatttaaaatttaaatcatgaGAATCTACTAACTAAATTTCAagtttgttaattattttttttggataaaataagaatatttggaactaattaaactatatttttCTCGTTTTTCACATAGATGGTACATTTGATGTCGACTCGtaggaaaatataatttttttaatttaagttcTCTTTTGttattaatcttttaaaataatttttatatggcaatcaaattaaaaaagacaaaaaaaactatatccatttttatactattttgtCAATCTAtctacaaaaaaatatttagatattttGGTCATTCAATTTTACAAACTgatagataaataaaatcaatttctaatttaaacctatatttggaatcaaaaacttaaaaataaatttcaaaaataaatatataacatgaagtttgaattttaatatttttatttataaaattgacggaacaaaatgtttaaataattttttaaaatatatttaataaaatggtcaaaattataaagatataaaaaaacattGTGCATATTAGAAAACATTTATTTAATGAATcatagtattttatttatttttgaatatttgaatGGTGTGAAAATGCATTACTATTACATTTGAAATAAAGAGAGCAGAAGAAATTACCGTAAGTTCCAAGATAGAGGTATTTGTTGCCAAAAACTCTCCCAATTCGAGCCTCCCATCTTCCATTATGATGGTGTCTGCGCAATTTAGGATTTCTTGCTCATTCTCTCAACC
This window of the Mercurialis annua linkage group LG5, ddMerAnnu1.2, whole genome shotgun sequence genome carries:
- the LOC126679783 gene encoding AP2-like ethylene-responsive transcription factor At1g16060, which translates into the protein MAKIKLPKQTSNTNSNSNSNTAMKSASASSTKTKRTRKTVPRDSPPQRSSVYRGVTRHRWTGRYEAHLWDKNCWNESQKKKGRQVYLGAYDEEEAAAHAYDLAALKYWGQDTILNFPLSTYEEELKYMEGQSKEEYIGSLRRKSSGFSRGVSKYRGVARHHHNGRWEARIGRVFGNKYLYLGTYATQEEAATAYDMAAIEYRGLNAVTNFDLSRYIKWLRPNNSQQNPNSDADQKPSATEDLELTFSGSTATTETSSPPPPPPSSVSSALGLLLQSSKFKEMLERTSASTTTDCPTTPPESERPRRCFPDDIQTFFDCQDSGSYTEGDDIIFGDLNSFDSPIFHSVLDA